A genomic segment from Aliidongia dinghuensis encodes:
- a CDS encoding DHA2 family efflux MFS transporter permease subunit, with protein MVDLPRNPAPPVYRTATEPKLGLLIPLVVACALFMENLDSTIIATSIPQIARSLNEPPLHLNLAVTSYLLSLAVFIPVSGWIADRFGARNVFCGAIVLFTVGSALCGLSTSLAMMVATRILQGFGGAMMTPVGRLILLRSFPKEGLVRAMSYVTIPALIGPTMGPIVGGFLTTYASWRWIFYINIPIGLFGIFLALRYCENYRMPAPPRFDFTGFVICGAALASTELVLESAGRHMVPAWGEATLAAVAVAGMALYGRHARRTPSPAVDLKVFRLRTFRLSVLAGGVCRMGLGAVPFLLPLQLQLGFGLTAMQSGAITFVSSLGAILMKSASQRILRRFGFRNLLIGNGLLVGFVITGLAAFTAATPHVLLYAYLLLFGFMRSVQFTCFNTLGYADVPTDMMSRATSVSSVGQQLSMSFGVALGATLLGLLVGPEGTVTAAEFHIVYPLVAVLPFIGSLFFFQLRPSDGTQVSGYRPRDAALPPIAQPQVASAKPAASSNAPAP; from the coding sequence ATGGTCGATCTGCCGCGCAATCCCGCCCCGCCGGTTTACCGGACCGCGACCGAGCCCAAGCTCGGGCTGCTGATCCCGCTGGTCGTCGCCTGCGCGCTGTTCATGGAAAATCTCGATTCCACGATCATCGCGACCTCGATCCCGCAGATCGCGCGCAGCCTGAACGAGCCGCCGCTGCACCTCAATCTGGCGGTGACGAGCTATCTCTTGAGCCTCGCCGTGTTCATCCCGGTGAGCGGCTGGATCGCCGACCGGTTCGGCGCGCGCAACGTCTTCTGCGGCGCCATCGTCCTGTTCACGGTCGGCTCGGCGCTGTGCGGCCTGTCGACGAGCCTCGCCATGATGGTGGCGACCCGCATCCTGCAAGGCTTCGGCGGCGCCATGATGACGCCGGTCGGGCGGCTCATCCTGCTGCGCTCCTTCCCGAAGGAAGGGCTGGTGCGCGCCATGAGCTACGTGACGATCCCGGCCTTGATCGGCCCGACCATGGGGCCGATCGTCGGCGGTTTCCTTACCACCTACGCCTCGTGGCGCTGGATTTTCTACATCAACATCCCGATCGGCCTGTTCGGCATCTTCCTGGCGCTTCGCTATTGCGAGAACTACCGGATGCCGGCGCCGCCGCGCTTCGATTTCACCGGTTTCGTCATCTGCGGCGCAGCACTCGCCTCGACCGAGCTGGTGCTGGAGAGTGCCGGCCGCCACATGGTGCCGGCCTGGGGCGAGGCGACGCTCGCGGCCGTCGCCGTCGCCGGCATGGCGCTCTATGGCCGGCATGCCCGGCGTACGCCCAGCCCGGCGGTCGATCTCAAGGTCTTCCGCCTCCGGACCTTCCGCCTGTCGGTCCTGGCCGGCGGCGTGTGCCGAATGGGGCTCGGCGCCGTGCCGTTCCTGCTGCCGCTGCAGCTGCAGCTGGGCTTTGGCCTGACGGCGATGCAGTCGGGCGCCATCACCTTCGTCAGCAGCCTCGGCGCCATCCTGATGAAGTCGGCCTCGCAGCGTATCCTCAGGCGCTTCGGCTTCCGCAACCTCCTGATCGGCAACGGTCTCCTGGTGGGATTCGTGATCACGGGGCTCGCCGCCTTCACGGCCGCGACGCCGCATGTGCTGCTCTACGCCTACCTGCTGCTGTTCGGCTTCATGCGGTCGGTCCAGTTCACCTGCTTCAACACGCTGGGCTATGCCGACGTGCCGACAGACATGATGAGCCGGGCGACCAGCGTGTCGAGCGTGGGCCAGCAGCTGTCCATGAGCTTCGGCGTCGCCCTCGGCGCGACACTGCTCGGCCTGCTGGTCGGTCCGGAGGGCACGGTGACCGCGGCCGAGTTCCACATCGTCTATCCGCTGGTCGCGGTCCTGCCGTTCATTGGATCGTTGTTCTTCTTTCAGCTGCGTCCAAGCGACGGCACGCAGGTGAGCGGCTACCGGCCGCGCGATGCGGCGCTGCCCCCGATCGCCCAGCCCCAGGTCGCGAGCGCCAAGCCCGCGGCCTCGAGTAACGCGCCCGCCCCATAG
- a CDS encoding ketopantoate reductase family protein, protein MRIAIVGAGAVGSVIAGFLLDRGEHEVSLLARGAHLAAIQARGLTVHSNDRHFTSRPRASDDPRDLGQQDALIVTVKGHSLAALAPTLTPLLGRDTLVVSAQNGVPWWYFYGADGPEAGTPFETVDRGGTIWRAIGPERAIGGVINIPASIPEPGMAHHAGRLRLHLGAPRAGDHATALTELAGSIERAGIACNATDRIRHEVWSKLLLNNASATVSVLTGRTMGEIRREPALLGTLRRLMQECKAVAAAWGVELDDDIDAELAKPPSAPNHKTSMLQDYEAGRPLELDPIVTAVIELGRRRQVPVPTIESLWALTRIKLGLQDG, encoded by the coding sequence ATGCGGATCGCCATCGTCGGTGCCGGCGCGGTCGGCAGCGTCATCGCGGGTTTTCTGCTCGACCGCGGCGAGCACGAGGTCAGCCTGCTGGCGCGCGGCGCCCATCTGGCCGCGATCCAGGCGCGTGGCCTCACCGTCCATTCGAACGACAGGCATTTCACGAGCCGGCCGCGTGCCAGCGACGACCCGCGCGACCTCGGCCAGCAGGACGCGCTGATCGTCACGGTCAAGGGCCATTCACTCGCGGCCCTCGCGCCGACCCTGACGCCGCTCCTCGGCCGCGACACGCTCGTCGTCTCGGCGCAGAACGGCGTGCCCTGGTGGTATTTCTACGGGGCCGACGGCCCCGAAGCCGGCACGCCGTTCGAGACGGTCGATCGGGGCGGAACGATCTGGCGCGCGATCGGGCCGGAACGCGCGATCGGCGGCGTCATCAACATCCCGGCGTCAATCCCCGAGCCGGGCATGGCGCATCACGCCGGCCGGCTGCGCCTGCACCTGGGCGCGCCACGCGCCGGCGACCATGCGACCGCCCTCACGGAACTCGCCGGATCGATCGAGCGCGCCGGCATCGCCTGCAACGCGACCGACCGGATCCGCCATGAGGTCTGGTCGAAGCTCCTGCTCAACAATGCCTCGGCCACGGTGAGCGTGCTCACCGGCCGCACCATGGGCGAGATCCGCCGCGAGCCGGCGCTCCTGGGCACGCTCCGTCGCCTGATGCAGGAGTGCAAGGCGGTCGCGGCCGCCTGGGGCGTCGAGCTCGACGACGACATCGACGCCGAGCTCGCAAAGCCGCCAAGCGCACCCAACCACAAGACCTCGATGCTGCAGGATTACGAGGCAGGCCGCCCACTGGAGCTCGACCCAATCGTGACCGCGGTGATCGAGCTCGGCCGGCGCCGCCAGGTGCCGGTGCCGACGATCGAAAGCCTGTGGGCGCTGACGCGGATCAAGCTCGGGCTGCAGGACGGATAG
- a CDS encoding ABC transporter ATP-binding protein, protein MPLLELAGLSAAYGAVQALKDLSLHVGEGEIVALLGSNGAGKSTTLRTISGLMKPKAGHVLFDGKDISGVHPETVVRLGIAHVPEGRRVFPGLTVKENILLGASNRSGLARRQMEAEVDEMFELFPDIRRFSGALGWTLSGGQQQMVAVARGLMSKPRLLLLDEPSLGLAPLIVQQVFRIIARIRERGTTVLLVEQNARTALSVADRGYVLETGRLVTEGKPDELWNNEEVRAAYLGGRVVEGV, encoded by the coding sequence ATGCCGCTGCTTGAACTGGCTGGGCTCTCGGCGGCCTATGGCGCGGTCCAGGCGCTCAAGGACCTGTCGCTTCACGTCGGCGAGGGCGAGATCGTGGCGCTGCTCGGCTCGAACGGCGCCGGCAAGTCGACGACGCTGCGCACGATCTCGGGCCTGATGAAGCCGAAGGCCGGCCACGTGCTGTTCGATGGCAAGGACATCTCGGGCGTGCATCCGGAGACGGTCGTGCGCCTCGGCATCGCCCATGTGCCGGAGGGGCGGCGCGTCTTTCCGGGCCTGACGGTCAAGGAGAACATCCTGCTCGGCGCCTCCAACCGCAGTGGGCTCGCGCGCCGGCAGATGGAGGCTGAGGTCGACGAGATGTTCGAGCTCTTCCCGGACATCCGCCGCTTTTCGGGCGCGCTCGGCTGGACGCTGTCGGGCGGCCAGCAGCAGATGGTGGCGGTTGCGCGCGGCCTCATGTCGAAGCCGCGTCTGCTCCTGCTCGACGAGCCGTCCCTGGGCCTGGCGCCGCTCATCGTGCAACAGGTGTTCCGCATTATCGCCCGCATCCGCGAGCGCGGCACGACCGTGCTGCTGGTCGAGCAGAACGCGCGCACGGCACTCTCTGTCGCCGACCGCGGCTATGTGCTTGAAACCGGCCGGCTCGTGACCGAGGGCAAGCCCGACGAGCTCTGGAACAACGAGGAGGTGCGCGCGGCCTATCTTGGCGGGCGCGTCGTCGAGGGCGTCTAG
- a CDS encoding branched-chain amino acid ABC transporter ATP-binding protein/permease, whose protein sequence is MTTRSILVPLLLIAAAASVIWPLVQPMNGYLLNLFMQAATYAMAVLGLTVVLGYAGQISIAQAAFFGLGAYGVAIGTTMLHLPFMLALLLGVAVAAVFGAILGASTLKLGGHYLAMVTISFQQILTLVLTNWIGLTNGPDGIRNIPRPALFGISWQDSDRYLALCLVVLYAVGTFVWWLKGTKLGLGMQAVRDNELAAEVVGVDTYRVKVTAFCLSALLGGLGGGLFAGGFGYISPDQFSFGESVVFLTMVLLGGADAAVGSAVGTALLILLPEWLRFLRGAYLAVYGLAVILIMVFMPTGLWGVLSRLFGPPKRRDHGVVEALSLGDPDGEDGDLLLEIKGLAKHFGGLKALDGVDIAVERGKVHALIGPNGSGKTTMLNVLSGIYRPTRGEVRVDGVKVSGLPPHEIAAAGVGRTFQNIRLFHSLTVFENVVIGAQRPRNPAAATPDQARRRALAALEFVGMAGRADIKVASLPYGHQRLVEIARALAGNPTLLLLDEPAAGLNLTEKQELVGLLKRLAHHGLTLFLIDHDMNLVEQMADRITVLNFGKRIAEGTPAEVLRHPDVIAAYLGEVPDHAAA, encoded by the coding sequence ATGACGACCCGCTCGATCCTCGTGCCGCTCCTGCTCATCGCGGCCGCCGCCTCCGTCATCTGGCCGCTCGTGCAGCCGATGAACGGCTATCTCCTCAACCTGTTCATGCAGGCCGCCACCTATGCCATGGCGGTCTTGGGCCTGACCGTGGTCCTGGGCTATGCCGGGCAGATCTCGATCGCCCAGGCCGCCTTCTTCGGCCTCGGCGCCTATGGCGTTGCCATCGGCACGACCATGCTGCACCTGCCGTTCATGCTGGCGCTGCTCCTGGGCGTCGCGGTCGCCGCCGTGTTCGGCGCGATCCTGGGCGCCTCGACGCTCAAGCTCGGCGGCCATTACCTCGCCATGGTCACGATCAGCTTCCAGCAGATCCTGACCCTGGTGCTGACCAACTGGATCGGCCTCACCAACGGGCCGGACGGCATCCGCAACATCCCGCGCCCGGCGCTGTTCGGCATCTCGTGGCAGGACTCGGACCGCTATCTGGCCCTCTGCCTCGTCGTGCTCTACGCCGTCGGCACCTTCGTCTGGTGGCTCAAAGGCACCAAGCTCGGCCTCGGCATGCAGGCGGTGCGCGACAACGAGCTCGCTGCCGAGGTCGTCGGCGTCGACACCTATCGGGTCAAGGTCACGGCCTTCTGCCTGTCGGCCCTCCTGGGCGGGCTCGGTGGCGGCCTCTTCGCCGGCGGCTTCGGCTATATCAGCCCGGACCAGTTCAGCTTCGGCGAATCGGTCGTGTTCCTGACCATGGTGCTGTTGGGCGGCGCCGACGCGGCGGTGGGTTCCGCCGTCGGCACGGCGCTCCTGATCCTGCTGCCGGAATGGCTGCGCTTCCTCAGGGGCGCCTATCTCGCGGTCTATGGCCTCGCCGTCATTCTCATCATGGTGTTCATGCCGACCGGCCTCTGGGGCGTGCTGTCGCGCCTCTTCGGTCCGCCCAAGCGTCGCGATCATGGTGTCGTCGAGGCGCTCAGCCTCGGCGACCCGGACGGGGAAGACGGTGACCTCCTGCTCGAGATCAAGGGGCTGGCGAAGCACTTCGGCGGCCTGAAGGCGCTCGACGGCGTCGACATTGCGGTCGAGCGCGGCAAGGTGCATGCGCTCATCGGCCCGAACGGCTCGGGCAAGACGACCATGCTCAATGTGCTGAGCGGCATCTATCGGCCGACCCGCGGCGAAGTCAGGGTCGATGGCGTCAAGGTCTCGGGCCTGCCGCCGCACGAGATCGCCGCAGCCGGCGTCGGGCGGACGTTCCAGAACATCCGCCTGTTCCACAGCCTGACCGTGTTCGAGAATGTCGTGATCGGCGCGCAGCGGCCGCGCAACCCGGCAGCCGCGACGCCGGACCAGGCCCGCCGCCGGGCGCTCGCCGCCCTCGAGTTCGTCGGTATGGCGGGGCGCGCCGACATCAAGGTCGCAAGCCTGCCCTATGGTCACCAGCGCCTGGTCGAGATCGCCCGCGCGCTGGCCGGCAACCCGACGCTCCTGCTGCTCGACGAGCCGGCGGCCGGGCTCAATCTCACGGAGAAGCAGGAGCTGGTCGGCCTCCTGAAGCGGCTCGCCCACCATGGGCTGACCCTGTTCCTGATCGACCACGACATGAACCTGGTCGAGCAGATGGCCGACCGCATCACGGTCTTGAACTTCGGCAAGCGCATCGCCGAGGGCACGCCCGCCGAGGTGCTGCGCCATCCCGACGTGATCGCTGCCTATCTCGGAGAGGTGCCCGACCATGCCGCTGCTTGA
- a CDS encoding branched-chain amino acid ABC transporter permease — protein MAIFLQLLFTGIGIGAVYSLVALGFVLIYRATNVVNFAQGEFAMLGAYLMVVLTQDLNLPYWAAILISLVAMGIIGALFNLGVYYPLRHRSFLPVVISTIGASILLTNSVLVGYGPSPENLAGLFDFPGFQLGGVFLDSQYLLIIGVTILLVAFQYFFFEHTLIGKKMQATSQDKEMASLLGIPVAGMIMLTFVYSAILGGLAGILVAPILFVSVGLGSQVALKAFAASIIGGFGDVTGAIVGGLSLGIIETFGAAYVSVPYKDGFAFLVLFAFLLIRPQGLFGEKVAQKA, from the coding sequence ATGGCGATCTTCCTGCAATTGTTGTTCACCGGCATCGGGATCGGGGCGGTCTATTCCCTGGTCGCCCTGGGCTTCGTGCTGATCTATCGCGCGACCAACGTGGTGAATTTCGCCCAGGGCGAGTTCGCCATGCTGGGGGCCTATCTGATGGTGGTTCTGACCCAGGACCTGAACCTGCCCTACTGGGCCGCGATCCTGATCAGCCTCGTCGCCATGGGCATCATCGGCGCGCTGTTCAATCTCGGCGTCTATTACCCGCTCCGGCACCGCTCGTTCCTGCCGGTCGTGATCTCGACCATCGGCGCCTCGATCCTGCTGACCAACTCCGTGCTGGTCGGCTACGGTCCGTCGCCTGAGAACCTCGCGGGCCTGTTCGACTTCCCGGGCTTCCAGTTGGGCGGCGTCTTCCTCGACAGCCAGTACCTGCTGATCATCGGCGTCACCATTCTGCTCGTCGCCTTTCAGTATTTCTTCTTCGAGCACACGCTCATCGGCAAGAAGATGCAGGCGACGTCGCAGGACAAGGAGATGGCGAGCCTGCTCGGCATTCCCGTCGCCGGCATGATCATGCTGACCTTCGTCTATTCGGCGATCCTGGGCGGCTTGGCGGGGATCCTCGTGGCGCCGATCCTGTTCGTGTCGGTCGGGCTCGGCAGCCAGGTGGCATTGAAGGCCTTCGCGGCCTCGATCATCGGCGGCTTCGGCGACGTGACCGGCGCCATCGTCGGCGGGCTCTCGCTCGGCATCATCGAGACGTTCGGCGCCGCCTACGTCTCAGTGCCTTACAAGGACGGCTTCGCCTTCCTCGTGCTCTTCGCCTTCCTCTTGATCCGCCCGCAGGGCCTCTTCGGCGAGAAGGTGGCGCAGAAGGCATGA
- a CDS encoding ABC transporter substrate-binding protein, protein MKRGHVTACAMIALALGFGGAAASAGEIKIGMVTPITGPAAESGKYAQIGAKMAIDEINAAGGVNGNTLSLVVEDDQTTNPGAVAAFSRLATQADIPVFLGSIRSTQVDAMSPDILKLGKPVFIGGTAPQLTHQGNPWLFRCRPNDSYSARVIADFGVDTLGLKKWAIVHSTDAFGSGGMNALTAALKSHGLEPALVQGYPNQSADFSAVVLAVKSSGADIIGSYFTFENDLGIFAKQLRQFGVQAKWVGSPSITTATALKLAGPTLNGTYGIADFAADSSPEAKAFNAKYESIAKVPADNFGSWTFDAVHIAAKAMTDAKSTDPAKVRDAILAIKGYKGAEGTYNFDQNGDGLHGYNIVQNQNGKISFTKHVDYTD, encoded by the coding sequence ATGAAGAGGGGGCATGTGACGGCCTGCGCGATGATCGCGCTGGCGCTGGGTTTCGGCGGCGCTGCGGCGTCGGCCGGCGAGATCAAGATCGGCATGGTGACGCCGATCACCGGGCCCGCGGCCGAGTCCGGCAAGTACGCCCAGATCGGCGCCAAGATGGCGATCGACGAGATCAACGCCGCAGGCGGCGTCAACGGCAATACCTTGAGCCTCGTCGTCGAGGACGACCAGACGACCAATCCGGGCGCCGTCGCCGCCTTCTCGCGGCTTGCGACCCAGGCCGACATCCCGGTGTTCCTGGGCTCGATCCGCTCGACCCAGGTCGATGCCATGTCGCCCGACATCCTGAAGCTCGGCAAGCCGGTGTTCATCGGCGGCACGGCGCCGCAGCTGACCCACCAGGGCAATCCGTGGCTGTTCCGCTGCCGGCCGAACGACAGCTATTCGGCGCGCGTCATCGCCGATTTCGGCGTCGATACGCTGGGCTTGAAGAAATGGGCGATCGTGCATTCGACCGACGCCTTCGGCAGCGGCGGCATGAACGCGCTGACCGCGGCGCTCAAGTCGCACGGGCTCGAGCCGGCCCTCGTCCAGGGTTATCCGAACCAGTCGGCCGACTTCTCGGCCGTGGTCCTCGCGGTGAAATCGTCGGGCGCGGACATCATCGGCAGCTATTTCACCTTCGAGAATGACCTCGGCATCTTCGCCAAGCAGCTCCGTCAGTTCGGCGTGCAGGCGAAATGGGTGGGCTCGCCGTCGATCACGACCGCGACGGCGCTCAAGCTCGCCGGCCCAACCTTGAACGGCACCTACGGCATCGCCGACTTCGCCGCGGATTCGAGCCCGGAGGCCAAGGCGTTCAACGCGAAATACGAGTCGATCGCCAAGGTCCCGGCCGACAATTTCGGGTCCTGGACGTTCGACGCGGTGCATATCGCCGCCAAGGCGATGACTGACGCCAAATCGACCGATCCGGCCAAGGTTCGGGACGCGATCCTGGCGATCAAGGGCTACAAGGGTGCGGAGGGCACCTACAACTTCGACCAGAACGGCGACGGGCTGCACGGCTACAACATCGTGCAGAACCAGAACGGCAAGATCAGCTTCACGAAGCACGTCGACTACACCGACTGA
- a CDS encoding extracellular solute-binding protein has product MAEQGMKLTRRQLGGVALSGVALGVLLTAGAMPAHAADAPPLPSSAQTINIIDVGGALALTQKGFEDYRKAHPDRVAKFNYTKAPAPELAGKIKAQQDANHLDIDIVLTGLDGLAAGIDQKLWLKLDPDYDGKLGNLAANYLPAALDMHKLGQGYGVTVVYYPSGPLIEYAPERVKDVPKSTEELLAWAKAHPNKFMYARPANSGPGRTFLMGLPYLLGDKDPKDPIKGWDKTWAYLKELGQYVEYYPSGTGVTMKQLGEGSIDMIVSTTGWDINPRVLGTVPKSAKVGTLKGFHWVSDAQYLAIPKGISPDHLAVALDVIAYMMTPHAQAYAYDDGYFYPGPAVKDVPLSMAPKESQDAIAEYGRPEYDDLIKNNKIETPLEANAMVAAFHKWDEEIGSGKTK; this is encoded by the coding sequence ATGGCTGAGCAGGGAATGAAACTGACGCGCCGGCAGCTCGGCGGAGTGGCACTCAGCGGGGTGGCGCTGGGCGTGCTGCTGACTGCGGGCGCAATGCCGGCCCATGCCGCCGACGCACCGCCGTTGCCGTCATCGGCCCAGACGATCAACATCATCGACGTCGGCGGCGCGCTGGCGCTGACGCAGAAAGGCTTCGAGGACTATCGCAAGGCCCATCCCGACCGGGTCGCGAAGTTCAACTACACCAAGGCGCCGGCACCCGAGCTCGCGGGCAAGATCAAGGCCCAGCAGGATGCCAACCACCTCGACATCGACATCGTGCTGACCGGGCTCGACGGCCTGGCCGCCGGCATCGATCAGAAACTGTGGCTGAAGCTCGATCCGGACTACGACGGCAAACTAGGCAACCTGGCCGCCAACTACCTGCCGGCGGCGCTCGACATGCACAAGCTTGGCCAGGGCTACGGCGTCACCGTCGTCTATTACCCGTCGGGCCCGCTCATCGAGTACGCGCCGGAACGGGTCAAGGACGTGCCGAAGTCGACCGAGGAGCTGCTCGCCTGGGCGAAGGCGCATCCGAACAAGTTCATGTACGCTCGGCCCGCCAATTCCGGCCCAGGCCGCACCTTCCTGATGGGCCTGCCCTATCTGCTGGGCGACAAGGACCCGAAGGATCCGATCAAGGGCTGGGACAAGACCTGGGCGTACCTGAAGGAGCTCGGCCAGTACGTCGAGTACTATCCGTCAGGCACCGGCGTCACGATGAAGCAGCTGGGCGAAGGCTCGATCGACATGATCGTGTCGACCACTGGCTGGGACATCAATCCGCGCGTGCTCGGCACCGTGCCGAAGAGCGCCAAGGTCGGCACGCTCAAGGGTTTCCACTGGGTGTCCGACGCGCAGTACCTGGCGATCCCGAAGGGTATCTCGCCGGACCATCTGGCGGTGGCGCTCGACGTCATCGCCTACATGATGACGCCGCACGCCCAGGCCTACGCCTATGACGACGGCTATTTCTACCCAGGCCCCGCGGTCAAGGACGTGCCGCTCAGCATGGCGCCCAAGGAAAGCCAGGACGCGATCGCCGAATACGGCCGGCCGGAATACGACGACCTGATCAAGAACAACAAGATCGAGACGCCGCTCGAGGCGAACGCCATGGTCGCCGCGTTCCACAAGTGGGACGAGGAAATCGGCAGCGGCAAGACCAAGTAA
- a CDS encoding flagellin N-terminal helical domain-containing protein, which translates to MSDITLTAVQQDTLLQLQNASQLFNRTQERLNTGKKVNGVVDDAVAYFRSTSLYDRTSALDTRKGNIDQSVSAVTAALNATSAVDGLLKQLKGVLEGARGAVLSQRVAATTQFKNIAKQLAQLVKDTTYQGLNILTATTATLSTQFSERTAATLVINGFNLVATGAGNTNSLFTGATGVFKADGSLNFSNVIFSGAGGTGVFGFSALNLTSAQTIGGVTIAVSRAEAIFSASDNRIDAAIAQNQAISASLGINVSILQARSTFTANYATTLSQGGDKLTLADLNTEAANSQALTLRQQIGIQSLSVSGQQNQSILNLLK; encoded by the coding sequence ATGTCTGACATTACTCTGACCGCCGTCCAGCAGGACACGCTGCTCCAGCTGCAGAACGCGTCGCAGCTGTTCAACCGGACCCAGGAGCGGCTCAACACTGGCAAGAAGGTCAACGGCGTCGTCGACGATGCGGTCGCCTATTTCCGCTCGACCTCGCTCTATGACCGGACCTCGGCGCTCGATACCCGCAAGGGCAACATCGACCAGAGCGTGTCGGCCGTGACCGCGGCGCTCAACGCCACCTCGGCCGTCGACGGTCTCTTGAAGCAGCTCAAAGGCGTGCTCGAAGGCGCTCGCGGCGCCGTTCTGTCGCAGCGCGTCGCCGCGACGACCCAGTTCAAGAACATCGCCAAGCAGCTGGCCCAGCTGGTCAAGGACACGACCTACCAGGGCCTCAACATCCTGACCGCGACCACGGCGACGCTGTCGACCCAGTTCTCGGAGCGCACGGCCGCCACGCTGGTGATCAACGGCTTCAACCTGGTCGCGACCGGCGCCGGCAACACGAACTCGCTGTTCACCGGCGCCACCGGCGTCTTCAAGGCCGACGGCTCGCTCAACTTCTCGAACGTGATCTTCTCCGGTGCGGGCGGCACGGGCGTGTTCGGCTTCTCGGCCCTGAACCTCACGAGCGCGCAGACCATCGGCGGCGTCACCATCGCCGTGTCGCGGGCCGAGGCGATCTTCTCGGCGTCGGACAACCGCATCGACGCGGCCATCGCCCAGAACCAGGCGATCAGCGCCTCGCTCGGCATCAACGTCTCGATCCTGCAGGCCCGTTCGACCTTCACCGCCAACTATGCGACGACGCTCTCGCAGGGCGGTGACAAGCTGACGCTGGCCGACCTCAACACCGAGGCGGCGAACTCCCAGGCCCTGACGCTGCGCCAGCAGATCGGCATCCAGTCGCTGTCGGTCTCGGGCCAGCAGAATCAGTCGATCCTGAACCTGCTGAAGTAA
- a CDS encoding DMT family transporter produces MGDAASVADRHLMAAERRPAVGPIAGSDGFAVLLLIVTPVLFAANQLTARVVDGAVPPITLAVGRWTCTFLILLPLVGRPLWAARAELAREWGRLAILGGLGMGLCGAPVYIAGQTTTATNMGLLYALSPILILGLAAAIWRHRITARQALGALLAFAGVIVIVTKGDLGRLLSLSFIPGDLWVLLAVLSWSLYSVLLRLWPSPLPLMVRFAAIVLAGVVVSLPCAIAELMLDGVILGDGPRLTMSAFGYMAFLGLVPGFGAYSCYGKLVALKGPAWAGLMLYLGPLYNGVLGYLLLAEQPGFYHLWGSVLILPGLYFSTARPGV; encoded by the coding sequence ATGGGTGACGCTGCCAGCGTTGCCGACCGGCACCTGATGGCGGCGGAGCGCCGGCCTGCCGTCGGGCCCATCGCTGGGTCCGATGGGTTCGCCGTCCTGCTGCTGATCGTGACGCCGGTGCTCTTTGCGGCCAATCAGCTGACGGCGCGGGTGGTCGACGGCGCGGTGCCGCCGATCACGCTCGCCGTCGGCCGGTGGACCTGCACGTTCTTGATCCTGCTGCCCCTGGTCGGCCGGCCACTCTGGGCGGCACGGGCCGAGCTCGCGCGCGAGTGGGGGCGCCTTGCGATCCTAGGCGGCCTCGGCATGGGGCTCTGCGGCGCGCCGGTCTATATCGCGGGCCAGACGACGACCGCGACCAACATGGGGCTGCTCTATGCGCTGTCGCCGATCCTGATCCTCGGCCTCGCGGCCGCGATCTGGCGCCATCGGATCACCGCCCGCCAGGCCCTGGGCGCGCTGCTGGCGTTCGCGGGCGTCATCGTGATCGTCACCAAGGGCGACCTCGGGCGGCTCTTGTCGCTGAGCTTCATCCCGGGCGATCTCTGGGTTCTGCTCGCGGTCCTGTCCTGGTCGCTCTATTCGGTGCTGCTGCGGCTCTGGCCGTCGCCGCTGCCGCTCATGGTGCGCTTCGCCGCGATCGTGTTGGCGGGCGTGGTCGTCAGCCTGCCGTGCGCGATTGCCGAGCTGATGCTGGACGGCGTGATTCTGGGCGATGGGCCGCGGCTCACCATGTCCGCCTTCGGCTACATGGCGTTCCTGGGACTGGTGCCCGGGTTCGGCGCCTACAGCTGCTATGGCAAGCTGGTGGCTCTCAAGGGCCCGGCCTGGGCCGGGCTCATGCTCTATCTGGGACCGCTCTACAACGGCGTGCTGGGCTATCTGCTGCTCGCCGAACAGCCCGGCTTCTACCATCTCTGGGGCAGCGTCCTGATCCTGCCCGGGCTCTATTTCTCGACCGCCCGCCCCGGCGTTTGA